The bacterium DNA segment ATTTAAGGAAGCTGTAAGAAGCGTTTTATCCGAGGGTATAGAGGGTATGGTATTTGGTGATATTTTCCTGCATATGAGAGAATTTGCAGATAAGATTTGTAACGAACTTGGCATTCAGTCAATCGAACCCTTATGTGGATACAATCCGGAGGAAATTTTACAAGACTTTATAGACTTAGGCTTTAAATCAGTAATTGTTGCAACACAAGCAAACCTTCTTGGTAAGGGGTGGCTAGGCCGGAAGCTGGATAAGTCATTCCTAAAATATATAAAGCGCTTAAAAAGTGTTGATGTCTGTGGAGAAAATGGCGAATTTCATTCCCTGGTCATAGACGGACCAATTTTTAAACAAAGAATAAACATTACAAAATCTCACAAAATTCTTAGAGAAGGTTACCGGTTTTTAGATATTCAGGGGTATCAGTTGATTCCAAAAAATGAGGGAGTTGTTATTAATTAAAAAAATTTTTATCTTTTATAAATTTTGAAGTGTCTACCCCGGGTAGTGACATTTCGAACCATTTTTTAAGGGAAATAATTAAATTTAAAGAATTTAATAATAAATTCTAGAGTTTTATATAAGTAAAAATATCTATAGAAACTCAGAAAATCCTTTCTGATATTACTTTTATATTTTTTATATGGTAAAGTAAATATAA contains these protein-coding regions:
- a CDS encoding diphthine--ammonia ligase, encoding MKKVIVSWSGGKDSCLACYKAIKMGYNVSYLLNTISNEYKRVRFHGTKDTIIQKQAHAIDIPLLQIETNADSYEKEFKEAVRSVLSEGIEGMVFGDIFLHMREFADKICNELGIQSIEPLCGYNPEEILQDFIDLGFKSVIVATQANLLGKGWLGRKLDKSFLKYIKRLKSVDVCGENGEFHSLVIDGPIFKQRINITKSHKILREGYRFLDIQGYQLIPKNEGVVIN